In one window of Stappia sp. 28M-7 DNA:
- the phaZ gene encoding polyhydroxyalkanoate depolymerase, producing the protein MSPLRATADMTRLYFQNPLNPFSHTPIGRSVAAGCEMIERMTRRYGKPEFGLTQTTVSGVKVPVREEIVWKKPFCNLLHFDRKLGERKHKGPRILMVAPMSGHYATLLRGTVETMLPSADIYITDWIDARMVPLTDGRFDLDDYIDYVIEMLHFLGPDTHVMAVCQPSVPVLAATAVMEAHNDPCAPASVTLMGGPIDTRINPTAVNDLAENKSIDWFERNVIMKVPFPQPGFMRDVYPGFLQLSGFMSMNLDRHVNAHHEFFQHLVSGDGDNAEKHRDFYDEYLAVMDLTAEFYLQTVETVFIRHALANGKMRHRGELVDCGAIRRSALLTVEGEKDDITGRGQTMAAHNLCVNLSPDMRAHYMQPDVGHYGVFNGSRFRSEIAPRILDFMRSHAHLPATAPKASDPAKTASSEVTIPVAEKPAEAKTPAKAPEKAPEKAKTKPVSDPLAEVLLAKPRGVADDLTAISGVGPKLQTALNGAGIFHYWQIAALTDEQIAALDNRLDFRGRIDRDGWIEQARKLAEQPATH; encoded by the coding sequence ATGAGTCCTCTGCGGGCGACCGCAGACATGACGCGCCTGTACTTCCAGAACCCGCTCAATCCGTTCTCCCACACCCCGATCGGGCGCTCTGTCGCCGCCGGCTGCGAGATGATCGAGCGGATGACCCGGCGCTACGGCAAGCCGGAGTTCGGCCTCACCCAGACCACCGTCAGCGGCGTCAAGGTGCCGGTGCGCGAGGAGATCGTCTGGAAGAAGCCCTTCTGCAACCTCTTGCATTTCGACCGCAAGCTCGGCGAGCGCAAGCACAAGGGCCCGCGCATCCTGATGGTTGCGCCGATGTCGGGCCACTATGCGACGCTGCTGCGCGGCACGGTCGAGACCATGCTGCCGAGCGCCGACATCTACATCACCGACTGGATCGATGCGCGCATGGTGCCGCTCACCGACGGCCGGTTCGATCTCGACGACTATATCGACTACGTCATCGAGATGCTGCACTTCCTGGGGCCGGACACCCATGTCATGGCCGTATGCCAGCCCTCCGTGCCGGTGCTTGCCGCCACGGCGGTGATGGAAGCGCACAACGATCCTTGCGCGCCGGCCAGCGTCACGCTGATGGGCGGGCCGATCGACACGCGGATCAACCCGACCGCCGTCAACGATCTGGCCGAGAACAAGAGCATCGACTGGTTCGAACGCAATGTCATCATGAAGGTGCCGTTCCCGCAGCCGGGCTTCATGCGCGACGTCTATCCGGGCTTCCTGCAGCTTTCGGGCTTCATGAGCATGAACCTCGACCGGCACGTCAACGCGCATCACGAATTCTTCCAGCATCTCGTCTCCGGCGACGGCGACAATGCCGAGAAGCACCGCGACTTCTACGACGAGTATCTGGCGGTGATGGACCTCACGGCCGAGTTCTACCTGCAGACGGTGGAGACCGTGTTCATCCGCCACGCGCTCGCCAACGGCAAGATGCGCCATCGCGGCGAGCTGGTCGATTGCGGCGCTATCCGCCGTTCGGCCCTGCTGACGGTCGAGGGCGAGAAGGACGACATCACCGGCCGCGGCCAGACGATGGCGGCGCACAATCTGTGCGTCAATCTCTCGCCCGACATGCGCGCCCATTACATGCAGCCGGATGTCGGCCATTACGGCGTGTTCAACGGCTCGCGCTTCCGCTCGGAGATCGCCCCGCGCATCCTCGACTTCATGCGCAGCCACGCGCATCTGCCGGCCACGGCTCCCAAGGCTTCCGACCCGGCGAAGACGGCCTCTTCCGAGGTGACCATCCCCGTCGCCGAAAAGCCCGCCGAGGCGAAGACCCCCGCAAAGGCCCCGGAAAAGGCCCCTGAAAAGGCCAAGACCAAGCCGGTCTCCGATCCGCTGGCCGAGGTCCTGCTGGCCAAGCCGCGCGGCGTCGCTGACGACCTCACGGCGATCTCCGGCGTCGGGCCGAAGCTGCAGACCGCGCTCAACGGCGCCGGCATCTTCCACTATTGGCAGATCGCCGCGCTCACCGACGAGCAGATCGCCGCGCTCGACAACCGGCTCGACTTCCGCGGCCGCATCGACCGCGACGGCTGGATCGAGCAGGCCCGCAAGCTCGCCGAGCAGCCCGCCACGCACTGA
- the hemW gene encoding radical SAM family heme chaperone HemW codes for MMAQADGGFGIYVHWPFCEAKCPYCDFNSHVRHAGVDQARFAAAFERELAYFAARTRGRRVDSIFLGGGTPSLMLPATVGRVLDAIAGHWEISPTVEVSMEANPSSVEAERFRGYRAAGVNRLSLGVQSLRDADLKRLGRLHDAAQAREAIGIARSTFGRISFDLIYARPDQDAAAWRTELEEAIGLAADHLSLYQLTIEQGTPYFELHRTGKLVVPDPDTAADLYDLTQEICAAHGMPAYEVSNHAAPGAECRHNLVYWRYGDYVGVGPGAHGRLTGGNGKFATATERHPETWLAAVEARGEGLVEDTALTQEEQGDEFLLMGLRLVEGVDLARFEAISDRRIDPRRVADLVEHGMVERLDGTRMRVTPAGCLVLDAVVADLAS; via the coding sequence ATGATGGCTCAGGCGGACGGCGGTTTCGGCATCTATGTGCATTGGCCTTTCTGCGAGGCCAAATGCCCGTATTGCGACTTCAACAGCCATGTCCGCCATGCCGGCGTCGATCAGGCGCGCTTTGCCGCTGCCTTCGAACGGGAGCTTGCCTATTTCGCCGCCCGCACGCGCGGACGGCGGGTCGACTCGATCTTCCTCGGCGGCGGCACCCCGTCATTGATGCTTCCCGCGACGGTCGGCCGCGTGCTCGACGCCATCGCCGGCCACTGGGAAATCTCGCCCACCGTCGAGGTCTCGATGGAAGCCAACCCCTCCTCGGTGGAGGCGGAGCGGTTCCGCGGCTATCGCGCCGCCGGCGTCAACCGCCTCTCGCTCGGCGTGCAGTCCCTGAGGGATGCGGACCTGAAGCGTCTCGGCCGGCTGCATGACGCGGCCCAGGCGCGCGAGGCGATCGGCATCGCCCGTTCGACCTTCGGGCGCATCTCCTTCGACCTGATCTACGCCCGGCCCGACCAGGATGCTGCCGCCTGGCGCACCGAGCTGGAGGAGGCGATCGGCCTTGCCGCCGACCACCTGTCGCTCTACCAGCTGACCATCGAGCAGGGCACGCCCTATTTCGAGCTGCACCGCACCGGCAAGCTGGTGGTGCCCGATCCCGACACCGCGGCCGATCTCTACGACCTGACGCAGGAGATCTGCGCCGCCCACGGCATGCCGGCCTACGAGGTCTCCAACCATGCCGCACCCGGCGCGGAATGCCGGCACAATCTCGTCTACTGGCGCTACGGCGACTATGTCGGCGTCGGTCCCGGCGCCCATGGCCGGCTGACCGGCGGCAACGGCAAGTTCGCCACCGCCACCGAGCGCCATCCCGAGACCTGGCTTGCCGCCGTCGAGGCGCGCGGCGAGGGGCTGGTGGAGGACACTGCCCTCACCCAGGAAGAGCAGGGCGACGAATTCCTGCTGATGGGCCTGCGGCTGGTGGAGGGCGTCGACCTTGCCCGTTTCGAAGCGATTTCCGACCGCCGGATCGATCCGCGGCGTGTCGCCGATCTCGTCGAACACGGCATGGTGGAACGACTCGACGGCACACGGATGCGCGTCACGCCGGCCGGTTGCCTCGTGCTGGACGCCGTCGTTGCCGATCTCGCATCGTGA
- the rdgB gene encoding RdgB/HAM1 family non-canonical purine NTP pyrophosphatase, translating into MTDTTSPMRRLEPGRIVLASHNPGKLREFGDLMAPYGYEVVSAGSLGLPEPEETGTTFEANAELKARAAAEASGLPALADDSGFCVFALNGDPGVYSARWAGPEKDFAMAMRTIEEKLHAAGATDPASRRSSFVAVLCLAWPDGEVALFRGEVEGTAVWPPRGSGGFGYDPMFQPDGESRTFGEMSAEEKHGQDGTALSHRARAFADFSARCLEA; encoded by the coding sequence ATGACCGACACCACCTCCCCCATGCGCCGGCTCGAGCCCGGCCGCATCGTGCTGGCGAGCCACAATCCGGGCAAGCTGCGCGAGTTCGGCGACCTGATGGCGCCCTACGGCTACGAGGTCGTCTCGGCCGGCTCGCTCGGCCTGCCGGAGCCGGAAGAGACCGGCACCACCTTCGAGGCCAATGCCGAGCTGAAGGCCCGCGCGGCCGCCGAGGCCTCGGGCCTGCCGGCGCTTGCCGACGACAGCGGCTTCTGCGTCTTCGCGCTGAACGGCGATCCCGGGGTCTACTCGGCCCGCTGGGCGGGGCCGGAGAAGGATTTCGCGATGGCCATGCGGACCATCGAGGAAAAGCTGCATGCCGCCGGCGCGACCGATCCGGCGAGCCGCCGCTCGTCCTTCGTCGCCGTGCTGTGCCTTGCCTGGCCGGACGGCGAGGTCGCGCTGTTCCGCGGCGAGGTCGAGGGCACCGCCGTGTGGCCGCCGCGCGGCAGCGGCGGCTTCGGCTACGATCCGATGTTCCAGCCGGACGGCGAAAGCCGCACCTTCGGCGAAATGTCGGCGGAGGAAAAGCACGGGCAGGACGGCACCGCGCTGTCGCACCGTGCCCGCGCCTTCGCGGACTTCTCGGCGCGCTGCCTGGAGGCATGA
- the rph gene encoding ribonuclease PH: MRPSKRAADELRAVTLERSVSKHAEGSCLVKFGDTHVLCTASLEERIPPWLRGQGRGWVTAEYGMLPRATGERMRREAAAGKQSGRTQEIQRLIGRSLRAIVDLPLLGERQISVDCDVIQADGGTRTAAITGAWVALHDCIEWMRARDMVAGKVLKDHIAAISCGIHGGQAVLDLDYLEDSDADTDANFVMTGSGGIVEIQGTAEGEPFSEEQFAQLLALAKSGIGRLVDLQKMAIS, encoded by the coding sequence ATGCGGCCATCCAAACGTGCAGCGGACGAGTTGCGCGCCGTGACGCTGGAACGGAGCGTTTCCAAGCACGCAGAAGGGTCGTGCCTGGTCAAGTTCGGCGACACGCATGTGCTGTGCACCGCGAGCCTGGAAGAGCGCATTCCGCCCTGGCTGCGCGGCCAGGGCCGCGGCTGGGTCACCGCAGAATACGGCATGCTGCCGCGCGCCACCGGCGAGCGCATGCGCCGCGAGGCCGCCGCGGGAAAGCAGTCCGGCCGTACCCAGGAGATCCAGCGGCTGATCGGCCGCTCGCTGCGCGCCATCGTCGACCTGCCGCTGCTCGGCGAGCGCCAGATCTCCGTCGATTGCGACGTCATCCAGGCCGATGGCGGCACCCGCACCGCCGCGATCACCGGCGCCTGGGTCGCCCTGCACGACTGCATCGAGTGGATGCGCGCCCGCGACATGGTCGCCGGCAAGGTGCTGAAGGACCATATCGCCGCGATTTCCTGCGGCATCCATGGCGGCCAGGCGGTGCTCGATCTCGACTATCTCGAGGACTCGGACGCAGATACCGACGCCAATTTCGTCATGACCGGTTCCGGCGGCATCGTCGAGATCCAGGGCACGGCGGAAGGCGAGCCCTTCTCCGAGGAGCAGTTTGCGCAGCTGCTGGCGCTGGCCAAGTCCGGCATCGGCCGGCTGGTCGACCTGCAGAAGATGGCGATCTCGTGA